From Pseudopipra pipra isolate bDixPip1 chromosome 9, bDixPip1.hap1, whole genome shotgun sequence, a single genomic window includes:
- the FMO1 gene encoding flavin-containing monooxygenase 1, whose protein sequence is MRVAVVGAGVSGLAATKCCLDEGLEPTCFEQSQDIGGLWRYTEHIEAGRPSLYPSVISNTSKEMSAFSDFPYPEDFPVFLPNARLLDYLRCYAEHFGLREHIKFGTTVVSIRKHPDFATTGQWNVVTEADGKQASHVFDAVMVCSGNLSEPSLPLHCFPGIEKFRGQYFHSRQYKHPDVFQGKRVLVVGMGNSGVDIAVEASHVASKVTISTRRGAWLISRVFDHGYPWDMVYNTRLMSLIRNNLPGPLSWGWVNYSINQRFNHENYGLQPEKSCLVREPLLNDDLPSYILTGRVTIKPGVKEFKANSVVFHNCPEEEPVDIVVFCTGYNASFPFLEESVVKVENKHASLYKYVFPTQLQKHTLAVIGVIRPFGAIMPVTEMQARWVTRVFKGLCQLPPQSVMEKEVNEKKKNQVKWFGLSFDEVLKTEWLVYLDTLASFIGAKPSVLGLLCRDPWLALTIFFGPCSPYQYRLQGPGHWEGARQAIFTQWDRTLKPTRTRVPAGSSSSFPSLLVVVGFLLLLAAIIFGLQ, encoded by the exons ATGAGAGTGGCCGTGGTGGGCGCTGGTGTCAGTGGGCTGGCAGCCACCAAATGCTGCCTGGACGAGGGGCTGGAGCCCACCTGCTTCGAGCAGAGCCAGGACATCGGGGGGCTCTGGCGCTACACG GAGCACATCGAGGCCGGCCGGCCAAGCCTCTACCCGTCAGTCATCAGCAACACCTCCAAGGAGATGTCAGCATTCTCTGACTTCCCCTACCCCGAGGACTTCCCGGTGTTCCTGCCCAACGCCCGGCTCCTGGATTACCTCCGGTGCTATGCCGAGCACTTCGGCCTCCGGGAGCACATCAAATTCGGG ACCACTGTTGTCAGCATCCGGAAACACCCCGACTTTGCCACCACGGGCCAGTGGAATGTTGTCACGGAGGCAGATGGGAAGCAGGCATCCCATGTCTTTGATGCTGTTATGGTTTGCAGTGGCAATTTGTCCGAGCCATCCCTCCCCCTGCACTGTTTTCCTG GCATCGAGAAGTTTCGAGGCCAGTACTTTCACAGCCGCCAGTACAAGCATCCCGACGTGTTTCAGGGGAAGCGTGTCCTCGTGGTGGGCATGGGCAATTCCGGAGTGGACATTGCAGTGGAGGCCAGTCATGTAGCTTCCAAG GTGACCATTAGCACCCGTCGGGGTGCCTGGCTGATCAGCCGTGTGTTTGACCATGGCTACCCATGGGATATGGTTTACAACACTCGCCTCATGAGCCTGATCAGAAACAACCTCCCTGGGCCGCTTTCATGGGGATGGGTTAATTACAGTATTAACCAGCGGTTCAACCATGAAAACTATGGCCTTCAGCCAGAGAAGAG CTGCCTGGTGCGAGAGCCTTTGCTGAACGACGACCTTCCGAGCTACATCCTGACAGGGAGGGTCACCATCAAGCCGGGCGTGAAGGAGTTCAAGGCCAACTCTGTTGTTTTCCACAACTGCCCTGAAGAGGAGCCGGTTGATATCGTTGTCTTCTGCACAGGCTACAACGCCTCCTTCCCGTTCCTAGAAGAATCAGTCGTCAAGGTGGAAAACAAGCACGCATCCCTCTACAAATACGTGTTCCCAACCCAGCTGCAGAAGCACACCCTGGCTGTCATTGGGGTGATTAGGCCCTTTGGAGCCATCATGCCTGTGACAGAGATGCAAGCACGCTGGGTGACCCGTGTCTTCAAAG GCTTGTGTCAGTTGCCTCCTCAGTCTGTCATGGAGAAGGAAGTaaatgagaagaagaaaaaccaagttAAATG GTTTGGTCTGTCCTTTGACGAAGTCCTCAAAACCGAGTGGCTGGTCTACCTGGACACGCTCGCCTCCTTCATCGGTGCCAAGCCCAgcgtgctggggctgctctgcagagatcCCTGGCTGGCCCTCACCATTTTCTTTGGCCCCTGCTCCCCCTACCAGTACCGACTGCAGGGtcctgggcactgggagggggcaCGCCAGGCCATCTTCACCCAGTGGGACCGGACTCTGAAGCCCACAAGAACACGAGTCCCTGCTGGCTCCTCCAGctctttcccctctctcctggTTGTGGTGGggttcctcctgctcctggctgccATAATTTTTGGTTTACAATAG